The following coding sequences are from one Nicotiana tomentosiformis chromosome 3, ASM39032v3, whole genome shotgun sequence window:
- the LOC138908360 gene encoding uncharacterized protein, whose product MLVGPELVQQEIEKIKLIQERLLTAQRRQKSYADNQRRDLEFQVDDWVFLNVSPMKGVMRFGKKGKLSPQYVRPYRIMRKVGQVAYELGLPSDLESVHPVFHVSMLRKCIGDPSRIVSVDDVHVTKQLSYEETPIAILDKHVRRMRTKDIASVKVLWRNNNVEEMTWEAEEDIKSRYPYLFPPPEKGPTETYKP is encoded by the coding sequence ATGTTGGTAGGACCAGAATTGGTACAGCAGGAAATCGAGAAAATTAAGCtgatacaggaaaggctattaacAGCTCAAAggcgtcagaagtcttatgcagATAATCAGcggcgagacttggagtttcaggttgacgattgggtattcctaaatgtatcaccaatgaaaggtgttatgaggttcggaaagaaaggaaaacttagccctcagTACGTTAGACCATATAGGATCATgcgcaaggtaggccaggtagcatatgagttaggcTTGCCTTcagacttggagtctgtacatccagtctttcatgtgtctatgctacgTAAATGTATTGGAGATCCTTCCAGAATCGTGTCAGTTGATGATGTTCATGTCAcaaagcagctatcatatgaagaaactcccattgctatattaGACAAACATGTTCGGAGAATGAGAACTAAAgacatagcttcggtgaaagtactttggagaaacaacaatgtggaagaaatgacttgggaggccgaggaagacataaAGTCTAGATATCCCTACTTATTTCCTCCTCCAGAGAAGGGTCCGACTGAGACATACAAACCTTAA